In one window of Phyllopteryx taeniolatus isolate TA_2022b chromosome 23, UOR_Ptae_1.2, whole genome shotgun sequence DNA:
- the ndufs2 gene encoding NADH dehydrogenase [ubiquinone] iron-sulfur protein 2, mitochondrial, with the protein MTSFARGGLTTKMAATMLRSLTKLGRPSTKLILNPINGHIERPCCAILQSRKKQWQPDVEWTEQYAGAVMYPTAINENWTPPPWNDKDPPAEKDVSNLTINFGPQHPAAHGVLRLVMELSGESVKKCDPHIGLLHRGTEKLIEYKTYLQALPYFDRLDYVSMMCNEEAYSLAVERLLNIKAPPRAEWIRVLYGEMTRILNHIMAITTHALDIGAMTPFFWMFEEREKMFEFYERVSGARMHAAYIRPGGVHQDLPLGLMDDIYEWCKNFSIRIDEVEEMLTNNRIWKNRTVDIGVVTAEEALNYGFSGVMLRGSGIKWDLRKSQPYDKYDEVEFDVPIGSNGDCYDRYLCRVEEMRQSLRIMHQALNKMPEGEIKVDDAKVAPPKRSEMKMSMESLIHHFKLYTEGYQVPPGATYTAVEAPKGEFGVYLVSDGSSRPYRCKIKAPGFAHLAGLDKMAKGHMLADVVAIIGTQDIVFGEVDR; encoded by the exons ATGACGTCATTTGCCCGAGGTGGCTTGACAACCAAGATGGCGGCCACAATGTTGAGGTCGCTTACCAAACTGGGACGTCCTTCAACAAAATTAATATTGAATCCAATAAATGGTCATATCGAGAGGCCTTGCTGCGCTATCCTGCAAAGCCG GAAGAAACAGTGGCAGCCAGATGTGGAGTGGACTGAGCAGTATGCTGGCGCAGTGATGTACCCCACTGCTATTAATGAGAACTGGACACCACCCCCATGGAATG ACAAAGATCCCCCGGCAGAGAAGGACGTGTCCAACCTGACCATCAACTTTGGACCGCAGCATCCGGCCGCTCACGGAGTGCTGCGTCTGGTGATGGAGCTGAGCGGCGAGTCTGTCAAAAAGTGTGACCCGCACATTGGCTTGCTTCACCGTGGCACCGAGAAACTCATAGAGTACAAGACTTACCTGCAG GCTCTGCCATACTTTGACCGCCTGGACTATGTTTCCATGATGTGTAACGAGGAGGCCTACTCGCTGGCTGTGGAAAGGCTGCTCAACATCAAGGCACCGCCCCGCGCTGAGTGGATCAGAG TTCTGTATGGAGAGATGACCCGCATCCTGAACCACATCATGGCCATCACCACTCACGCGCTCGACATCGGCGCCATGACCCCGTTCTTCTGGATGTTCGAGGAGAGAGAGAAG ATGTTCGAGTTCTACGAGCGAGTGTCCGGAGCCAGAATGCACGCCGCCTACATCCGACCCGGTGGCGTTCATCAG GATCTTCCTTTGGGCCTGATGGACGACATCTACGAGTGGTGCAAGAACTTCTCCATCCGCATCGACGAGGTGGAAGAG atgctGACTAATAACCGCATCTGGAAGAACCGCACTGTGGATATCGGCGTGGTGACCGCAGAGGAAGCCCTCAACTATGGCTTCAG CGGTGTGATGCTGAGAGGCTCCGGCATCAAGTGGGACCTGCGCAAGTCTCAGCCGTACGACAAGTACGACGAGGTGGAGTTCGACGTCCCGATCGGAAGCAACGGCGACTGCTACGACCG GTATCTGTGTCGGGTGGAGGAGATGAGGCAGTCGCTGCGGATCATGCACCAGGCCCTTAACAAGATGCCGGAAGGCGAGATCAAGGTGGACGACGCCAAGGTGGCTCCGCCCAAGAGGTCTGAGATGAAG ATGTCCATGGAGTCCTTGATCCACCACTTCAAGCTGTACACCGAGGGTTACCAGGTCCCCCCAGGGGCGACGTACACGGCAGTGGAAGCCCCCAAG GGAGAGTTTGGCGTCTACTTGGTGTCGGACGGCTCCAGCAGGCCCTACCGCTGCAAGATCAAAGCTCCCGGATTCGCCCACCTG GCCGGTCTGGACAAAATGGCCAAAGGACACATGCTAGCAGATGTAGTGGCCATTATTG GCACACAGGACATCGTTTTTGGAGAGGTGGACCGCTAA
- the fcer1g gene encoding high affinity immunoglobulin epsilon receptor subunit gamma, with protein sequence MTSWRRSPFLAAIPLWMSLGRAAALKEPEICYVLDGILFLYGIILTALYCRLKIRAAKESAEAKANGKQYADEGVYTGLTPHAQDTYATIDLKK encoded by the exons ATGACCTCGTGGCGCAGGAGCCCGTTCCTGGCGGCTATTCCTCTGTGGATGAGTTTGGGTCGAGCTG CCGCGCTCAAGGAACCCGAGATCTGTTATGTGCTGgatggtattctgtttttgtacgGCATCATCCTGACCGCTCTCTACTGCAGGCTGAAG ATACGCGCCGCTAAGGAGTCTGCAGAGGCGAAGGCAAATGGCAAGCAG TATGCCGACGAAGGCGTCTACACG GGTTTGACTCCTCATGCCCAGGACACGTATGCGACAATTGACCTGAAGAAGTGA